A stretch of Mobula birostris isolate sMobBir1 chromosome 2, sMobBir1.hap1, whole genome shotgun sequence DNA encodes these proteins:
- the LOC140188022 gene encoding casein kinase II subunit alpha: MAGPVPSRARVYTDVNTHKPREYWDYEAHVVEWGNQDDYQLVRKLGRGKYSEVFEAINITNNEKVVVKILKPVKKKKIKREIKILENLRGGPNIITLIDIVKDPVSRTPALVFEHVNNTDFKQLYQTLTDYDIRFYMYEILKALDYCHSMGIMHRDVKPHNVMIDHEHRKLRLIDWGLAEFYHPGQEYNVRVASRYFKGPELLVDYQMYDYSLDMWSLGCMLASMIFRKEPFFHGHDNYDQLVRIAKVLGTEDLYDYIDKYNIELDPRFNDILGRHSRKRWERFVHSENQHLVSSEALDFLDKLLRYDHQTRLTAREAMEHPYFYPIVKDQSRMGSCGNMPTGSTPISSASMMSGISAMPTSSPLGPLAGSPVISATNTLGTPVPATAGAQP, from the exons GAATCAAGATGACTACCAGTTAGTTCGTAAATTAGGTCGGGGGAAATACAGTGAAGTGTTCGAAGCTATTAACATCACAAACAATGAAAAAGTAGTTGTTAAAATACTTAAG CCTgtaaagaagaagaaaataaagcGTGAAATTAAAATATTGGAGAATCTACGTGGCGGTCCAAATATTATCACTCTCATAGATATCGTCAAGGATCCAGTG TCACGGACACCTGCTTTGGTTTTTGAACATGTAAACAACACAGATTTCAAG CAGCTGTACCAGACCTTAACAGATTATGATATAAGGTTCTACATGTACGAGATTTTGAAG GCCCTGGATTATTGTCACAGTATGGGAATCATGCACAGAGATGTGAAACCACACAACGTTATGATCGACCATGAGCACAGAAAG TTGCGGCTGATAGATTGGGGTCTGGCAGAATTCTACCACCCTGGCCAGGAGTACAATGTTCGAGTGGCCTCCAGGTACTTCAAGGGACCCGAACTACTTGTAGATTATCAG ATGTATGATTACAGTCTAGACATGTGGAGTTTAGGTTGTATGCTTGCTAGCATGATATTCAGAAAAGAACCATTTTTCCATGGCCATGACAATTATGATCAG TTGGTCAGAATAGCTAAAGTGCTAGGCACAGAAGACCTATATGACTACATTGACAAGTACAACATTGAGCTGGACCCTCGGTTTAATGACATCCTGGGCAG ACATTCCCGTAAAAGATGGGAACGCTTTGTCCACAGTGAGAATCAGCATCTTGTCAGTTCAGAAGCACTGGATTTCTTGGATAAGCTGCTACGATATGATCATCAAACACGCTTAACAGCAAGGGAAGCTATGGAGCACCCATATTTTT ACCCAATTGTGAAAGACCAATCCCGAATGGGCTCCTGTGGTAACATGCCAACAGGCAGCACTCCAATCAGCTCAGCCAGTATGATGTCAG GGATATCTGCAATGCCAACCTCTTCACCACTGGGACCCCTAGCTGGCTCGCCAGTCATCTCTGCTACCAATACCCTCGGGACGCCGGTTCCTGCCACTGCTGGGGCCCAGCCTTGA